From the genome of Pirellulales bacterium, one region includes:
- a CDS encoding helix-turn-helix transcriptional regulator, which yields ATGETPITDRLRRTISDSGLPLLRLSKETGVARASLIRFVRGDSSLRLDVADKLAEYFGLELSKKRVR from the coding sequence GCCACAGGCGAAACACCGATCACCGATCGACTCCGACGCACGATTTCAGACAGTGGCTTGCCTCTGCTTCGGCTTTCGAAAGAAACCGGCGTCGCACGAGCAAGCCTGATTCGCTTCGTACGTGGAGATTCATCTCTGCGGCTCGATGTGGCCGACAAGCTCGCCGAGTATTTTGGACTTGAGTTGTCGAAAAAAAGGGTTAGGTGA